From Pan troglodytes isolate AG18354 chromosome 11, NHGRI_mPanTro3-v2.0_pri, whole genome shotgun sequence, the proteins below share one genomic window:
- the LOC112204393 gene encoding putative uncharacterized protein UNQ6494/PRO21346 → MQCWQQPFLHFLQQPFFLATASLAGSSSSFNVLIPTRDEDGDGEGPGDVTAGVSRAAGSPSGWEAPWVQQPRCCRRATPVCCAGQGPPRSLQQGGSEVLLGQLCSPEPDWLPSSGPKVAKQVFQVAAELLQHPEHFVPSSVPEGCVHKPGSTCDGSLTGRAYPLCVPKRDPEHSREESHPLSG, encoded by the exons ATGCAATGCTGGCAGCAGCCTTTCTTGCATTTCTTGCAGCAGCCTTTCTTTCTTGCAACAGCCTCTCTTGCTGGCAGCAGCAGTTCCTTCAATGTCTTAATTCCTACA AGAgatgaggatggtgatggtgagggGCCAGGTGACGTGACAGCAGGAGTCTCCAGAGCTGCCGGGAGCCCCTCGGGCTGGGAGGCACCATGGGTACAGCAGCCCAGATGCTGCCGCAGGGCCACTCCAGTGTGCTGTGCTGGGCAGGGCCCTCCCAGGTCTCTGCAGCAGGGAGGAAGCGAGGTGTTACTGGGCCAGCTCTGTTCTCCTGAGCCGGACTGGCTCCCGTCATCTGGACCTAAAGTGGCCAAACAGGTTTTCCAGGTGGCAGCTGAGCTTCTGCAGCATCCGGAACACTTTGTTCCTAGTAGTGTCCCGGAGGGCTGTGTTCACAAGCCAGGTTCAACGTGCGATGGGAGCCTGACAGGGAGGGCGTATCCTTTATGTGTCCCCAAGCGTGACCCAGAGCACTCCAGAGAAGAAAGTCATCCTCTGTCGGGTTAA